The sequence AGCAAACCATTTGGATAGTATTAAAAAACCTATAAAAGACGATAATAACTGGGTTGCCACACCCCTAGACATGGGTGCAGGGCATGTTGACCCAAACAGAGCTCTTGATCCCGGGCTAGTATATGATGCCACTCCACAAGATTACATAAATCTTATATGCTCTATGAATTTCACCGAAGAGCAATTCAAAACATTTGCAAGATCATCAGCCAATTACCACAACTGCTCAAATCCATCAGCTGATCTCAACTAtccatcattcattgcattgtaCCCGTATAGCCTGGAGGGGAACTTCACCTGGTTGGAGCAGAAATTCAGGAGGACCCTTACAAATGTCGGTAAAGGTGGAGCAACTTATAAAGTGAAGATAGAAACTCCAAAGAATTCCACAGTTTCAGTGTCTCCACAAACACTGGTGTTCAAGGGGAAAAATGATAAGCAGAGTTATAATTTGACAATTCGATATATAGGTGATAGTGATCAGAGTAGGAACTTTGGGTCGATCACTTGGATTGAAGAAAATGGCAACCACACTGTTCGGAGTCCTATAGTGACAACTACCATTATTGAGGTATGGGATAGCGAAGACTAAGGCGATCAGATTCTTGAGAAGCAAGTACACTGTACAAGACTAAAGGGaattaaggggggggggggatttatGTATAAATACTGAATGAAAAATTTGTCCTATCAAAAAGACATCGGAATAAATAATGTATGCATTAGGAGCAACTTTGTGCCAAAAAACTTCCCAACATTGCCTATTTTTTACCCCTGATTACTGTGATCAATCCAAATCGTCAAATGTGTATTCCTGCTTCTCAAGTTTGCATTTGAAAGGAgatgtattttaaaatataaacgTCTTGTCTTTCTAAATCTTTGGAACAACTTTTATAATATGAACACTTCAATTTGTGGGtgtataaaataaagaaaaggacTTACCAAAAAGAGCATAGCTGATCGTTTGAAGGCATTTACGTTGTTATCTCAATGAAAGCCAACCTATTGGATTCATGGGAGATATATAGCTGATAAGACATTACAAGTGCACTAAACCTAGGTTAATGAATTGCCACAAAATGACAGGCAATTTTCAACTTAGTAAGGTGGTTCATCGACAATCTGATTATTCACACAAGAAAACCAAGAAGCTAACAATCTAGGTTAGGAAAGTTTGAGTGGGTATGAAGCAGGaaagactaaaatatttttgtttagcATAAATGAACTACGATAAAATAAGAAGATGAGGGTCTATCAGCCTTCGGTGACAGTGGCGGAAGCAGCTTTTCAACTAGTTCATTCCAATTCAGCATTTTCGTTTGGACCATATTTCCTAGTATCATTCCTATGTTCATTGCTATACCGTCATTTATCCATGTTGGACGTTACTTGCCCCTGAAATTTTATTAGCCTTGTCTTTTTTCTTGTTCATCACATCTAAACTCAGCCCTGTTATTGCTTTAACTGGTGAAAAGTTCAAATTTACTCATTTATAGAGTGGGAAGTAGGGAAGTTTGAATTTTTGGAAAAGAGTCTAAATTACCCCTTGAACGATACGAAATAGATCACTTATAATTTCTGTAGCATTTTGAGATAAAAACTGCTCCACCGTTATCCTAAAAGATCACACATATCTTCAAGAGTTAACAACCCAAATTTGTAATGACGTGGCAAGCGCAAGCCAGGTGATCAGTCATTTGGGTTGAAGAAAATGGCAACCAGGCAGTTAGGAGTCTTATAGTTACAACTAAACTGTTGAGGTCTGGGTGATTCTTGAACTAAGAGggatattatatatgtataaatactGAATTAAAAGTTTTTGTCCAATCAAAAAGGCATTGCCTATTTCTTTTATCCCTAAAGTATGATCAATCCAAATCAACAATGTTGATACACAAAAAAACCATGTTAAGAAAGAACAATGAAGAACAttaaagaaagaagattttacCCAATTGTGAGGAGAAGTCACTACAAAGAACTTCTCAGCATGCTATTGGGGATTTTGGGGAGGGTTTCCCTTTTTTTGTCTCTGCTCTGTTACAACTTACAATTGATTGTTgtctttttgaagaaaatacaaaaatatttaggtTTTATTAGTTTTCGTTAAGCTTAAAATGTCAGAATTCGAATCACAcctctgaatattaagatgtgttTTAAGATTTAGAAGTTTAAATCtaaatacacatctgaatatttttctcttttaaaaaagaatgacctagtttcctttttagtctgtttaaaaaagaatgactcattttcttttttggcaacactttaacttcaactatccacgtgacatgttttagGCCGCaagattaaaggatattttggtacatttgacataactttaatttagaaccacaagattaaaaagtcttttttcttttcttaaatttcgtttcaagtcaaactaaatCATTCTATTTGAATCGGAGAGAATAATGATTTATGTCAGTGGTTAGTAATAATAGTGGTGACAGTTGTGATGGAAAAGATGATTAATGTTGTAGTGACTAATGTGATGGTAACTGAAGAACGTGTGGTAGTTAACGATATGTTGTTGTCAATTAGCAACCGTACTAATTgtaataatgaaaatagtgtAGTAGATATTGATCGCAGTGATGATAATGTGATTGATAGTGATAGAAGAAAGGGTGGACTGTTTGATGGAGGTGGAGGTGACTTGTAGTAGTAGAAGTGGTTAGGGATCGTGTAGAAGTGGTTAGGGATCGTGGTTGGTGGTTAGTGAcgtaattatatataattaaccaTAGTGATAATGATGATAATGGCAAAGATGATTGGTAATGATGTGATTGTGGATAAAATGGTAAGAAAAGTTATCCACACTCCGCCAAGATAGACTGAGGCGGCTGTTTTTATTTACGTTTATATCAAAACATTTATTAGAAGCTGAGTGATTTGCCGCATCCCATCGTTACGTCCCACTACATTATTGATGTTGAGTCATTCATTGAACCTGAGaccacaaaaaaacaaaaaggacTCTATGGCGATTTATCCCCTCgttgaaaaggaaaatgaaatatgtatctgtttgtttgattttatttaaaagaatgacacatactctacttgtttaatttttcgACAATGTTTACTACTATTTCCAGAAAGGGGTATATGATCAATAAGAAAGGGTGAAATATTATTGCATTGagatattgataaaaaaaattatattacagtATAAGAAAATAACAGTGAATTGAATGGATAACAAGAGTCAAGATTGACATCTAAGGTGCTATCAAGCTTTTGATTGGTTTACACAAGCCGCCGCCTATATTTACTGCATTAATACCTCTTAGGTCATTTCAGTATCCACCTAACAGAATTGATTGCTAAAGGGGCCTCATATGCttctattttttaaacttataaAGTCAAATGAATATTTGGTGTCTTAACAAGTGTAATATAGTGAGTGAACATGGGATCAAGAAATATTTGgtttccttcttctttacatCTAGTCTTGCTTTCATGGGTTTTTTTTGCTCATCTATTTTTAGCTTTAGCACAAAGATCCACTTACATTGTCCATCTTGACAAGTCCTTTATGCCTAATGTCTTTGCTCATCACCATCATTGGCATTCTTCCACTCTTGATTCTATCAAAGCTGTTGTTCCTTCATCAGTAGACAGATTCCACTCTGCCCCAAAACTTGTTTATTCCTATGACAATGTGTTTCATGGCTTCAGTGCTGTTTTGTCCAAACATGAACTGGCAGCTTTGAGGAAGTCACCAGGTTTCATTTCAGCATACAAAGACAGAACTGTGGAACCTCATACTACCCATACATCTGATTTCCTTAAGCTTACTCCTTCGTCGGGGTTGTGGCAAGCTTCTGGTTTAGGACAAGATGTGATCATTGGTGTTCTTGACGGTGGAATCTGGCCAGAATCCGCGAGTTTCAGAGATGATGGTATGCCTGAAATACCCAAAAGGTGGAAAGGTATTTGCAATCCAGGCACTCAGTTTAATACTTCAATGTGCAACAGAAAACTCATTGGGGCTAATTACTTCAATAAGGGAATTTTGGCGAATAATCCTACTGCGAAAATCTCCATGAATTCTGCCAGGGATAATGATGGTCATGGCACACATTGCGCTTCCATCGCTGCTGGGAACTTTGCTAAAGGTGCTTCTCATTTTGGATATGCACCGGGGACAGCAAGAGGGGTTGCTCCACGAGCTAGGATAGCGGTCTACAAGTTTAGCTTTGATGAAGGAACACTATCATCAGATTTAATTGCTGCTATGGACCAAGCTGTTGCAGACGGTGTTGACATGATATCCATTTCTTATGGATACCGTTTCATTCCCTTGTATGAAGATGCTATATCCATTGCTTCTTTCGGAGCTATGATGAAGGGAGTATTGGTCTCAGCTTCAGCTGGAAATGAAGGTAGCGGTTCATCTGTAGAAAATGGATCTCCATGGATCTTGTGTGTGGCATCAGGCCACACTGACAGGAGATTTGGAGGAACTTTGACTTTAGGCAATGGATTAAAAATTAGGGGGTGGACCTTGTTTCCTGCAAGAGCCTTTGTCAGGGATTCTCCAGTTATATACAACAAGACTCTAGCCGCTTGCGATTCAGATGAATTGTTATCGCAAGTTCCTGATCCCGAACGCACCATCATCATCTGTGATTACAATGCAGATGAAGAGGGTTGGGGTTTCTCTAGCCAAATTTCTCACGTCATCAGAGCGAAACTTAAAGCAGGCATCTTTATTTCTGAGGATCCAGAAGTTTTCAGGTCTTCTTCATTTCCCTACCCAGGAGTTGTGGTTGACAAAAAGGAAGggaaacaaatcatcaattacGTTAAAAATAGTGTTTCTCCGACTGCTACAATCACGTTCCAAGAAACTTACGTGGATGGAAGCCCAGCCCCAGTTGTTGCAGGAGACTCCGGACGAGGGCCCTCCAAAAGCTACTTGGGAATTGCAAAGCCAGATATTATGGCGCCAGGGGTACTGATTCTTGCAGCATTTCCACCTAATCTCATTTCAGATAGTATTCAGAACATACAATTAACCACTGATTACGAGCTTAAATCAGGCACATCCATGGCTGCACCTCATGCTGCTGGAATTGCAGCAATGCTAAAAAGTGTGCATCCCGAATGGAGTCCTTCAGCTATTCGCTCTGCCATGATGACAACAGCAAACCATTTGGATAATACTCAAAATCCTATTAGAAGGGATAATAATAGGGTAGCCACACCCCTAGAAATGGGAGCAGGACACGTTGACCCGAACAAAGCTCTTGATCCCGGCCTCATATATGATGCCACTCCACAAGATTACATAAATCTTATATGCTCTTTGAATTTCACGGAAGAGCAGTTCAAAACATTTGCAAGATCATCAGCCAATTACAACAACTGCTCAAATCCATCAGCTGATCTCAATTACCCATCATTCATTGCGTTGTACCCATTCAGCATCGAGCGCAATTACACCTGGTTGGAGCAGAAATTCAGGAGGACCCTTACTAATGTTGGTAAAGGTGAAACAACTTATAAAGTGAAGATAGAAACTCCGAAGAATTCCACAATTTCAGTGTCTCCGCGAACTCTGGTGTTTAAGGGGAAAAATGATAAGCAAAGTTATAGTTTGACAATTCGATATATAGGTGATAGTGATCAGAGTACGAACTTTGGGTCGATCACTTGGGTTGAAGAGAAGGGTAACCACTCTGTTAGGAGTCCTATAGTGACGTCTCCCATAATCGAGGTCTGGGGTAGCTAGTGATGACTAGGGCCATCAGATTCTTGAGTTTTAGAGGTATAAAGGGAAATGAAgtgagataaaaattaaaaaaaaaattgtatatttcttTCTATGTGAATGTACAAGCTAAAAGTTTTTGCTTTGAACAAATGAGGGCAAGCTAATGAATATGTGCGCAGAGAATACTGGTTTACAGTAGTTGAAGTTTCATTGTAATTAATAAACATGATGTTGAGTTAATAATACCATGctaattaattcaatatattatgATCCATGATATTACGTCTTCAGTTGAACTGCATTTATCATATTCGTTGTTTATTTGCTCTTGAATTTACTATTTTCACTAATTTGAGACTAGTATAATACATCTATATTCTTGTATTGAACTCAGAAGGTCAATGGCGCATCTGGTGATACACTAAGCTTGGAATATTGCTTCTTTCGTTTTCTTCTCTAACTATTTCTAGTACTTTGAATTCTCACTTTCtttgaagataaaattattatatttcctTTCTTATTAGGGGTGTATATGATCGGGTTGGTtcggatttttcaaatatcaaaccaaactatCTGTGTTGgatttttaaatctataaaccaaaccaaaaaGCCAATAAAACTCGGGTTTTTCAACCTCGGGTTTTCGGATTTTTTCCGCTaaatattcatacaaacatataatttacttgtaattcaaatatttcttcaGTTCTACCAAAATATATCTATCTAAGGTGTTTCTTAAGAGTATAACACAACcgatgatatgattaatgacacttaaatatccaaatatatatatatatatatattaggaattgcgtaaaacaaatattgcaaattaacaaatcataatgaaaatgacc comes from Solanum pennellii chromosome 1, SPENNV200 and encodes:
- the LOC107030914 gene encoding subtilisin-like protease SBT1.9, which produces MGSRNIWFPSSLHLVLLSWVFFAHLFLALAQRSTYIVHLDKSFMPNVFAHHHHWHSSTLDSIKAVVPSSVDRFHSAPKLVYSYDNVFHGFSAVLSKHELAALRKSPGFISAYKDRTVEPHTTHTSDFLKLTPSSGLWQASGLGQDVIIGVLDGGIWPESASFRDDGMPEIPKRWKGICNPGTQFNTSMCNRKLIGANYFNKGILANNPTAKISMNSARDNDGHGTHCASIAAGNFAKGASHFGYAPGTARGVAPRARIAVYKFSFDEGTLSSDLIAAMDQAVADGVDMISISYGYRFIPLYEDAISIASFGAMMKGVLVSASAGNEGSGSSVENGSPWILCVASGHTDRRFGGTLTLGNGLKIRGWTLFPARAFVRDSPVIYNKTLAACDSDELLSQVPDPERTIIICDYNADEEGWGFSSQISHVIRAKLKAGIFISEDPEVFRSSSFPYPGVVVDKKEGKQIINYVKNSVSPTATITFQETYVDGSPAPVVAGDSGRGPSKSYLGIAKPDIMAPGVLILAAFPPNLISDSIQNIQLTTDYELKSGTSMAAPHAAGIAAMLKSVHPEWSPSAIRSAMMTTANHLDNTQNPIRRDNNRVATPLEMGAGHVDPNKALDPGLIYDATPQDYINLICSLNFTEEQFKTFARSSANYNNCSNPSADLNYPSFIALYPFSIERNYTWLEQKFRRTLTNVGKGETTYKVKIETPKNSTISVSPRTLVFKGKNDKQSYSLTIRYIGDSDQSTNFGSITWVEEKGNHSVRSPIVTSPIIEVWGS